TCGCCGAGACCGGGCACGTCGCCGAGACCGGGCACGACGCCGAGACCGGGCACACCGGACAGCCGCAGCGTGCCGTCATCACCGCCGATACCGGTCCACGGGTCGTCCGCGAGCAGGAGGTGGCCGTCCAGGTCGACCCAGCGGGCGTGGCCGGTCAGGTGCACGGCGGGCGCGATGCCGAGCGAACTCGCCACCAGGCAGCCCAGCATCACGTCCAGGCCGGACGCGCGGGCGATGTCGATGATCTCGCGGGCGGCGGTGATCCCGCCGCACTTGGCCAGCTTGACGTTCACCCCGTCGACCAGGCCCGCCAGCGCCCGCACGTCGGCGGCGGTGGCCGCGTCCTCGTCCGCGATCAACGGCACCGGGCACCGTTCACGCAGCCACGCCAGATCATCCCACTGACCTGGTGCGATCGGCTGTTCCAGCGCGTCGACGCCGGTGAGCTGGTCGACCACCCGCACGGCCTGCTCGGCGGTCCACCCGCCGTTGGGGTCGAGGATGAGCCGGACGTCCGGCGCGGCGGCCCTGACCGCGTTGACCGTGGCCACGTCGTGCTCCGAGCCGACCTTGACCTTCAGCACCGTGAACCCGCGTGAGGCCAGGTAGGCGGCCTGAGACGCGGCGTGCGCGGGGTCGCCGATGCCGATCGTGTAAGCCGTCGGCACGTCCGTCCACTGTGGAACGCCGACGAGCTGGTGCACCGGAATCCCTTGCCGCAACGCCTTCAGGTCGTGCAGCGCGGTGTCCACGGCGGCCAGCACACCGGGTGGCAGCTCCGGCAACGCCAACTCGGCTGGATCTGCGCATGCGGCCATCACGGGCACCAAGTCCCGCAGAAGACCCGTGATCCGTTCGACGTCCAGCCCGTAGTACTGGCTCGTCACCACCTCGCCGTGCCCGCGCACCCCATCGCACTCGATCACCACGCGCACCGCGTCACGCCGGGCCATCACCGACCGCGAGATGCGCAGCGGCGACCGCAACTCCAGCCCGTACACCGTCCAGTCGAGCTTCACGCCGGCACCCCGACTGCCTTGGGCGCGTACACCGACCGGCACCTGGCCCAGCTGGTGACCTCGATCTCGGCCGTGTCGGCGATCTCGACCGGTCGGTCCTCCGGCGTCCCCAGCAGACCCCGTGACCGGCAGAAATCGTCGTCGAAGATGGTGCCGAGGTAGCGGTGCGGACCGTCCGGGAAGATCGTCACCACGGTCGCGCCGGGCTCGACGCGCGCCACCCACGCCGACACGAGGGCCACTGCCCCGGTGCTCCAGCCGCCGGTGACGAAGCAGTCCCGCGCCAACCGGCGGCAGGCGTCGACCACCTCCACCGGACCCAGCCAGTGCACCTCGTCGAACTCCTCGTAGGCGACGTTGCGCGGATGGATGCTGCTGCCGAGCCCACGCATCACCCGTGACCGGGCGGGCTGGCCGAAGATGGTCGAGCCGACCGTGTCCACGCCGATCAGCCGCACGTCCGGCCAGTAGCGGCGGAGAGCGGTGACGACGCCGGCGCTGTGCCCACCGGTGCCCACGCTGCACACCAGCACGTCGGCGCGCTCCACCTGCGCGGCCAACTCCTTGGCCAGACCCGTGTACCCGGCGGGGTTGTCCGGGTTGTTGTACTGATCCGGCCAGTACGCGCCCGGCAACCCGCGCAGCACCGACCGGAGCCGGTCCAGCCTGGCCTGCTGCCAGCCGCCGGTCGGGTGCGGCCGGTCCACGATCTCCAGCCGTGCGCCGTGGGCGTGCAGCAGCGCGCGCATCGACGGTTCCAACTCGTGGTCGACCACCAGCACGATCGGGTGCCCCAACGCCTGACCGGCGAACGCCAATCCGAGGCCGAGGGTGCCGCTGGTCGACTCCACGACGACCGCGCCGGGACGCAGTTCGCCGCGTTCACGGGCCGCCAGCAGCATCGCGACCGCCGAACGCGCCTTCATCCCGCCCGCGCTCAGGCACTCCAGCTTCGCCCAGAAACCGCCGTGGCGGTGGGGGAGCGGGGTGTCGATGCGCGCGACGGGCGTGTTGCCCAGCAAGTCGAGCAGGTAGTGGTTGCGGCGTGGAGACAGCACGGTCACCCGACCTGTTCGGCTCGGTAGTGGTGCAGGGTGGTCGGGCCGCCGTGCAGCCAGAAGAACGGATATGGCTCCGCGGACACCGCCGTGACGCCCGAGCCGAGGAACCACGGCACGATCGCGCTCGCGGTCTGGGCGAACACCACGACCGGCCGGTCGGCGGCGACTGCCTTGCGCAGCAACGGTTCGAAGCTGCCGTTGCCGACCGTCATCCCGGACGCCAGCACCAGATCGCAGTCCGCGACGGCGGCCTCGGCATCGGTCACGACCGGCTCGTCCCACTCGGTGCGACCGCCCTTGAGGTCGCACGGCACGTACCGCAGGCCACGCGCGCGCAAGTGGTGCAGCAGCGAGTTCACCACGCCCACGACCAGCACCCGTTGTCCCGGCACGGCGTCCAGCAGGTCGACCACGGCGGACGCCCGTTCCATCGACTTGGCCAGCGAGTCACCTGGTCCGACGAGTACTTGCCGTGCGGACGACGTCGAGTGCGGGTGCGCGTTCATCAGGTACGCGTCCAGCACCGCCGTGCGGATCGCGGTGTCGGGGTGGGCGAGCAGGCCCGCGACGCTCTCGCCGACGCAGTCCGTCACGTCCGCTCCCGCCCAGTCGGGCTCGACGGCGCACGATCCGACCGCTTCACCGACTCGCACGCTGATCACGGTGTTGCGGTACGCACGGCCGCGCGAGACGTGCCGGGCGCCCTGCCTCGTGGTGAACGCGACGCTCACCCGGGACTCGGCCGGGTCCGGACCGATCGCTCCCGAACGGGCCAGCTCGACGAGTTCCGTGATGCCGGTCAGGGTGCGACGGTTTGCTTGGGTCGTCATTCCGCGTACCGGACTTCCAGCGTGTTCACGACCTGTTCGGCCCGTGCCCGCGCGTCGGCGTCCGGTGAGGTGACCATGACGTGGCCGAGGTAGCTGTTGTTGCTGGTCGGCTCGCCCGCGCGGTGCCCCGCGGGCTTCAGCGCCCAGCCCACCACGTCGGGGTTCGCGGCCAGGGTGTCGACGCCGTCGATCCCGGCCAGCACCCCGGCGTGCGGCGGCAGGAGGAACGAGATGGCCGCGCTGCGCACGCCGGTCTCCCGTGCCCGCAGGTCGGGTTGGTGGCCGACGGCGAGCTGGGTGAACACGGAAGGCAGGTCGATGCCGGTGACGCGGCGGACCAACTCGGTGATCTGGTTGCCCGCCGGGCGCGGGTTGACCTCGATCAGCCGGGGGCCGTCTTCGGTCAGCTTGACCTCGGTGTGCGCCACGGCGCTGTCCAGGCCGAGCGCTTCGATCGCCGCCACGGCCGTGTCGATGGCCGCCGCTTGGTCCGTCTTGCTCAAGCGGGCCGGGAACATGTGGCCGCTCTCCACGAACCACGGGTGTCCGGCCAGGCTCTTGTCCGTCACGCCGATCACGCGCGTGATGCCGTCCACCGTGACCGTCTCCACGCTCACCTCGGGGCCGACGAGGAGTTCTTCGAGCAGCACGGTCGGCACCCGCTCCTGGCCGCGTGCGTTGACCGGGAACGCCTCCAAGGCCAGGAACGCCTCGCGCAACGCGGCCTCGTCCCGCACCTCGCGGACGTGCATCCCGGCGCACAGGTCCACCGGCTTGACCACCAGCGGGTAGCCCAGCTCGGCGGCGGCTTTCGCGGTGGCGGGCCAGTCCTGGGTGAGGCTGAACCGGGGGCCGGGCACGCCCGCGTTACGGGTGGTGGTGCGGGTGAGGTCCTTGCGGTAGGCGCGTTCCACGGCTTGCGGGTCGGGGCCGGGCAGGTTCAGGTGCGCGGCGACCGTGGCGACGGTGGCCAGGTAGTAGTCGCACGAGGAGATCACCCCGTCGAACGAGAGCACGTCGTGCATTCGCTCCACATAGGACAGAAGCGCGGGCATGTCGTTCGTCTCGGTCGTGAGCACGTTGTCGGCCGCCAGCAACGGGTGCGGGTGGGACGGTGCGGCGCGCAGGTAGTGGTGCAGGTCGCGGGTGAGGAAGGAGAACCGGTGGCCGGACTCGTGGATCGCCCGTGGCAGCAGCGAACTCATCGCGCCGACCCAGCTCTCGATCATCAACAAGTGCGCCACGCGTGCTCCTCCGAGGGGACGTCCGACCGGGCCTAGGGAATGGTAATCATTATCAGTGTCGTTAGGTTTCCGCCAATTGAGTGATCTGGCTCACGACCGCGTACGAAAAGGCGCCACCCCCTCGGCGAGGGGATGGCGCCAGTGACGTGCGGTTGGTCAGCAGGTGATGGAGGCGGACGCCCAGTCGGCGTGGTCGGAGTCGTTGCCGTTGCCGCCATCGGTGACCTGGAGGTCGAGCATCCGCACGCCGGTCAGGTCGGCGTCGATCGGCACGGCCGCCGCACCGCCCAGCAGGACTGGAGTTGTGGCGAGTTCACGACCGTCGCCCACGACCCGGAACGCCACGCTGCCGCGGCCTTCCTTTTCGTCGTCCACGCCGACCAACGCGGAGAACTTCGTGCACGCGGCGCCGAGGTAGATCCGCACGGACGAGGTGGCGTGAACGCCCAGGCCGGTGGCGTACTGGACGCCGCCGATGGTGATCGTCCGGCCGTCGGCGGCGGATTGCTCGCCGTTGCTGCGATCGCGTTCAACCGGGCCCCATCCGTTGAGTTCGGACACGAACGGGAGTCCGGAGACCCCGTTGGAGCCCTTGGGCGGCGCGGTGACCAGGGGTGGCGCGATCTCGCTCCAGCGTGCCTGTGTTCCTGCGGTGGTGCGGTAGCCGGCGGCTGCGGTGATCTTCACGGTCGCGGCGGCCATGATCGGTCGGGCCGTGACGGTCCACGTGGCGGTGAAGCTGCCGCCGGGCCGCACGGATGGCGTCTCGCGCACCGCGCTGCCGTCGAGCACCCAGCCGTCCGGCACCTGGAGCTGCACCCTGGCCGCCATCAGCGGTGACGTGCCGTCGTTGACCAGGCTGGTGGAGACCGTGAACGGGCGATCGGCTTCGACCAGCTCCGGTCCGGTGAGGGTGAAGGAGGTCAGCGGGCCGAGCTTCGCGCCGCCCGTCCACACCCGGTACGTGACCGCGCCGTGTGCCGGTACTCCGCCGCGGATCGTGCCGGCGCTCGCGTGCTCCTCTTTGCTCCACAAGTCTTTGACTCGGTACGTGCGCGCGGCGGGCAGACCGAGTTCGGCTGCGGTCGCGCCCACGGCGGCGTTGCTCGTGCCCCGGTTGAGCAGGACTACCGCGACCGAGCCGTCGGACATGCGCTTGGCCCAGACCTCCTGGTCGCCGTCGTCGCGGACCTTGCGACCCTGGGCGCCGGACCAGTCCTGGTTCACGTCCAGCAGGTCGCGGTTGAGCAGGATGCGCTTGGTCGCGTCGTCCATCGAGCGGATGTCGTTGCCCGCGATCAGCGGGGCGTTGAGCACGGCCTACAGGGAGAAGTGGGCGCGGTACTCGGCGTCCGTCATGCCTCCGTTGCCGACTTCCAGCATGTCCGGGTCGTTCCAGCCGTTCGGCCCGGCGTACTGCTCCAAGCCGACCTGCTGGTCGAGGATGCCCATCACCGACGTCCAGTTGTCGGAGATGTCGCCGGTGGTCCGCCACAGGTGTCCGCCGACTTCGCGGCCGAGGCCCTCCCAGGGCTTGTTCTGGCCCCACTCGCACAGGCTGTAGACGATGTCGCGGCCGGTTTTGCGCAGGGCTTCACCCATCGCGCGGTACCGGTCGAGGGCGGGGCGGTCCTCGTTGAAGCAGTTGTCGTACTTGAGGTAGTCGACGCCCCAGTCGGCCCACGTCCGCGCGTCGACGTCCTCGTGGTCGAGGCTGGCGGGGTAGCCCGCGCACGTGTGCGTGCCGGCGGACGAGTAGATGCCGAGCTTCAGGCCCTTGGCGTGGACGTAGTCGGCCAAAGCCTTGATACCGCCGGGGAAGCGCACCGGGTCGGCTTGAAGTCGGCCTTCGGTGTCGCGTTCGCGGGCCATCCAGCAGTCGTCGATGTTGACGTAGCGGTACCCGGCGTCGCGCATCCCGGACGACGCGATGGCGTCCGCGGTCTGCCGGATCAGGTCTTCGTTGATGTCGCAGCCGAACTTGTTCCACGAGTTCCACCCCATCGGGGGAGTGGACGCGAGGTCGGCTGGTGCGGGTTCTGCGATCGCTACCGCGGTGAGGGAAAGGGGGAGCAGAGCGGAAATGAGCAGCGCTAGGGCACGACGCATGAACACCCTCCTTGGTGCTCGGAAGCACCGGGAGGTGACCGGCGCCCTGTCGAGTGCGGCGCTGACGCTAGCCGGGGTGGAGCGGCGTTTTCAAGAGTTAATTTCTAAGTGGTAGTAACTCGGGCGCGGCGTTCGGCGGCGGTCGTCGGCGGGTCAGGCCTTGCGGGCGCGGTAGGCGGCGACGGCGATCCGGTTGCCGCACGTGGTGCTGCAATAGCGGCGCGAGCGGTTGCGGGACAGGTCCAGGACCAGTCCGTCGCAGGTGTCGTCGGCGCAGGTGGAGAGCCTGCTCAGCTCGTCCGCGCGGATCACGTCGATCATCGCCATGGCCGTGTCGACGGCGATCCGGTCGGCGAGCGGGGTGGTCGGATCGGTGGCGTGCAGGTGGTAGTCGAGGCCGTCGTGGCGCACGAGCTGGGGGACGGCTTGGTGCGCGGCGAGGATCGCGTTGACGATCTCCACGGCGGTGTCCCGGTCGCTGGTGAGGAGTCGCCGCAGGGTGGGGCGCAGCGCGCGGATCGCGTCCAGCTCGGCGATGTCGTGGGTGCGTGAGCCGGTGTAGGCGTGCTCGGCGACGAACGCGTCCACGTGTGCCGGGTCGGTCATCGTGTCCGGCTCTTCGGCGGAGTTCACGAGGGCGACCGTGGCGACGAGGGTCGCGGTGGTGTCATGGGTGAAAAGCACATTGACAGATTACCTCTTCGGTCCATAGCGTCATGTGTCATGGTGACGATGACGCATGACAGGGTGACCGGTCGGCTACGGGCCGGGGTGGGGTTCGCCATGCTTTCGGCGTCGTCGTTCGCGCTGTCCGGGCCGTTGGCCAGCGGGTTGATGGACGTGGGGTGGTCGTCGGCCGCGGCGGTGGCGGTGCGGGTGCTGCTGGCGGGTCTCGTGCTGACACCGATCGCGCTGGTCCAGTTGCGCGGTCGGTGGCAGGTGCTGCGCCGGACCGCGCCGTTGATCACGGCGTACGGGCTGCTCGCGGTCGCGGGGTGTCAGCTGGCCTTCTTCAACGCGGTGGCGCACATGGAGGTCGGGGTCGCGTTGCTGGTCGAGTACACGGCGCCGGTCGCGGTGGTCGTGTGGCTGTGGCTGCGGCATGGTCAGCGGCCGGTGCGGCTGACGGTGCTCGGGGCGTTGTTCGGGCTGGTGGGGTTGATGCTGGTGCTGGATCTGATGTCCGGCGCGCGGGCGAACGTGGTCGGCATCCTGTGGGCGTTGGGCGCGATGGTGGGCGCTGCGGCGTACTTCGTGCTGTCGGCGCGGGATGGTGACGGCTTGCCGGGGACCGTGCTGGCGGCCGGGGGTCTGCTGCTCGGCGGGGTGGCGTTGGTGCTGGCCGGTGCGGTCGGGATCGTGCCGTGGGCGGTGTCGACGGAGTCGGTGGCGTTCGACGGTGCGTTCGGCGGGTTCACCGTGGCGTGGTGGCTGCCGGTGGTGGCGCTCGGCGTGGTGACGGCGGCGGTCGCGTACGTGGCCGGTATCGCGGCGACCCGTCGGCTGGGTTCGCGGCTGGCGTCGTTCGTGGCGTTGACGGAGGTGCTGGCGGCGCTGGTGTTCGCGTGGCTGCTGCTGGGTGAGGCGCCCGGTGCGATCCAGCTCGTCGGTGGTGCGTTGATCATGGCCGGGGTGGTGGCCGTTCGGCTGGGTGAACGCGTTGGGTGAACGCCCGGTGGCACGTTCTGAGCGTTGAACTCGGGGGTCCCGAACGTAGGACACGGTGGTCCTGAACGTAGGACTCACGGGTTCTGAACGTAGGACTCGCGCGGGTGCTTGTCAGGGGTGGCGGGGGTTCCTATGCTCGGAAAGCGCTTGCCTGATCCCTCGACGACGGGTGGACCATGGATTTAGCTCAGCGGATGCGGATCGGCGCCCTCGGCGCGGTGGCGGCTTTGCTGGTCAGCGGCTGCTTCGGCGGTCGGCCGGCCGAAGGCGGGAGCGGCGGGGACGGTCCGATCCGGATCGGCGTCTCGCTACCGCTGACCGGCGACTTCTCCGAACCCGGCAAGGGCGTCCAGCGCGGTTACGAGGCCTGGGCGAAGCACGTCAACGACAACGGCGGCCTGTTGGGCCGTCAAGTCGAGCTGACCGTCCTGGACGACCAGTCCAACGCCGACCGGGTCGCCGCCGACTACGAGAAGCTCATCAACTCCGACCGCGTCGACCTCGTCTTCGGCCCCTTCTCCACCCGTCTCGTCATCCCGGCCGCGCAGGTCGCCCGTGACTACGGCTTCCTGTTCGTGGAACCGGCGGGCGCCGCGGCCGAGGTGTTCAACCAGGGCTTCGACAACCTGTTCTACGCCGCGCCGGCCGTCGCCCAGGACCACTACGACTACCTGGCCGAAGCGATCATCGCGATGCCCGAAGCCACCCGACCCCAGACGGCGGCGTACGCGGCGATGGACGACCCGTTCGCCCAGGGCACCGCCAACGGGCTCAAGGAGAAGCTGGCCAAGGCCGGCGTCCGGACCGTCGTGGACGAGGTGTACCCGCCCAACACCACCGACTTCGGCTCCATCGCCGCCAAGATCGCCGACTCACGCGCGGACATCGTGGTCGGCGGCACGCAGTACCAGGACGCGGTGAACCTCATCGTCGCGTTGCGCCAGCTGAACTACCAGCCGAAACTGGCCGCGTTCTCCACCGCGCCGACCAATCCCGAGTTCCCCGAGGCGATCGGCGCGCAGACCGAGGGCATCCTGTCCCCGACCGGCTACACGCCCAAGGCGGACTACCCGTCCAACAAGGAGTTCGTGGACTTCTACACCCGCGAGCACGGCGCCGCGCCGACCGAGGACGAGGCCAACGCCTGGACCACCGGCCAGGTCGTCGCCGCCGCAGTCAACGCCTCGGGCTGCGCCGACCCGTCCCCGGAGTGCCAGCGGAAGCTGATCGACTGGCTGCACGGCAACGAGGTGCAGACCGTCGTCGGACCGTTGAAGTGGGACTCCGCCGGCCGCCCCCAGGGCGCGCACCTGATCCAGCAGTACGTGGGCGGCGAGATCCGCATCGTGCTGCCCGCCGACGCCAAGGAAGCAGAGCTGGTCTACCCGAAGCCCGCGTGGTGAGGCCGGGTGTCCCTCGTCTTCCAGAGCCTCGTCCTGGGCGTGCTCATGGGCGGTCTCTACGCCCTGCTGGCCGCCGGTCTCACGCTCTACTTCGGCGTGATGCGGGTGGTGATGATCGCGCACTCCGCGTTCCTCGTGCTGGCCGCTTACCTGGCCTGGACTTTCACCGTCCATACCGGACTGGACCCGATGCTGTCGTTGCTCGTGACGGTGCCGCTGTTCTTCGTTCTCGGTGTGGCGGTGCAACGGCTGCTGGTCGCGCGGCTGCGTCCGGCGACGTTGACGATGATGTCCGTGCTGCTGACGTTCGCCGTGGCGCTGGTGGTGGAAGGCATGCTGGGTTTCGTCTTCAGCGGCACGCACCGGCGCATCCCGCTGTCCTACTCGGGCGCGCGGTTGGAGCTGTTCGGGGCGAGTGTGGCGCTGGTCAAGCTGATCGCGTTCGGGCTGGCCGTGGTGACGTTGGTCGGGTTGCACGTGCTGCTGAAGGTGACCCGGTTCGGCCAGGCGCTGCGGGCGACGATGCAGCACCGTGAAGCGGCACGGCTGCTCGGCGTGGACACCGACCGGGTCGCCGGGTTCGGCTTCGGGCTGGGCTTGGCAACCGCGGCCGTGGGCGGCACCGCGCTGGCGTTGGACTCCACGATCTACCCGTCGCTGCACTGGCACTGGATCGGTCCGCTGATGGCGATCATCGTGGTCGGTGGGCTGGGGAGCGTGGCGGGAGCGGCCGTCGCGGCGTTGCTGCTCGGCGTCGGCCAGAACCTGCTCCAGATCCCGCTTGGCACGACCTGGGCGCAGACGTTCTTCTACGCGGCGCTGTTCCTGACGCTGATCCTGCGTCCGCAGGGGTTCTTCGGAGGCCGCCTTGCGCAGCGGTTCTGAGACTTTCGTGAAGGCGGCCGGGTTGGTCGCGTTGGCCGGGTTGGTGGTCGCGTTCCCCAGCCTCGCCTCGGACCCGTTCGTGCTGTCGGTCGGCGTGGTGATCATCAGCTACGCGGTGCTGGCGACGGCGTGGAACTTCGTGGGCGGGTTCACCGGGTACATCTCGTTGGGGCACGCGGCGTACTCGGGTCTGGGCGGCTACGCCACCGGGCTGCTGATCCTGCGTGCGGACGTGAACCCGTGGGTCGCGTTGCTGCTCGGCGGGCTGGTGGTGGCGGTGTTCGCGGTGCCCGTCGGTATCGCCGCGCTGCGGGTGCGGGGTGCGTCGTTCGTCATCGTGTCGATCGCGTTGGTGCTGGTCCTGCTGCTGGTGTTCCAGAGCTGGGAGTCGGTGACCGGTGGTTCGGACGGGCTTCGGGTGCCGCGTCCGTTCGACGCCGACGTGCTGCGGCCCGAGCAGCACCAGCGGTTCTTCCACCTGCACGCCGTGCTGCTCGCGGTGATGCTGCTGTGCTGGTGGGTGATTGACCGGTCGCGGTTCGGCATGGGGCTCAAGGCGATCCGGGAGGACGAGGACAAGGCTCGTTCGCTCGGTGTGCCGACGGTCCGGTACAAGCTGGCGGCGTTTGTGGTGTCGGCGTTCTTCACGGCTTTGGGCGGTGGCCTGTACGCGTTGTGGTTCGGGTTCTTGGATCCGATCTTCCAGTTCTCGATCCTGGTCGGCTCCAACATGGTGTTGATGAGCCTGCTCGGCGGGGTGCGCAGTCTGTTCGGGCCGCTGGTCGGCGCGGTCGTCGTCGGGTATGCCACGGAGTTCTTCAAAGCCCAGTACGGCGATACGCAGATGCACTTGGTGGCGATGGGTGTGCTGCTCGCGGTGGTGGTGTTGTTCTTGCCGGACGGGATCATCCCAGCTGTCCGAGGGCTCTTCGTTCGCCTTCGGCCTGGTCAGGCGTCCATCCGTGAGGTCACGCAGGAGGAACTGGCCGAGGAGGTGCGCCGGTGAAGGGGTTGCGTGTCGCGGGTCTGACGAAGTCGTTCGGCGGCGTGCGGGCGGTGGACGACGCGTCGGTGACGTTCCAGCACGGCCGGATCAACGCCCTGATCGGGCCGAACGGGTCGGGCAAGACGACGTTCTTCAACTGCGTCACCGGGATGGTGAAACCGGACGCGGGGATCGTTACCTACCACGACCGTGACATCACCGGACGGGGTGCGCACAAGATCGCGCACGAGGGTATCGGGCGCAGTTTCCAGCTGTGCCGGGTGTTTCCTCGGTTGACCGCCGTGGAGAACCTGCTGGCTGCGGTGCGTCCCGGCTCGATTGTGCGTGCTCTGGCACCGGCTCGTCTGAAGTCCGATGTGGACCGGGCGCTGGAACTGCTGACCCGTGTCGGCATCGAGCACCTGGCCGACGTGGAGGCGCGTGACCTGTCGTACGGCCAGCAGAAGTTGCTGGAGTTGGCGGGGGTGTTGATGGCCGACCCGGAGACGATCCTGCTGGACGAGCCCGCCGGCGGGGTGAACCCGGCGTTGATCGAGCGCATCGGGGTGTTGGTGCGGGAGTTGAACGCGGAAGGCCGGACGTTCCTGATCGTGGAGCACAACATGGACGTGGTGATGAGCTTGTCCGATCACGTGGTGGTGTTCGACCGGGGACGTCCGATCGCCGAGGGGCCACCGGACGTGGTGCGTGCCGATCCTCTTGTGCTGGCGGCTTACCTTGGCGGCTGACCTGCTGGAACTCGTCGACGTCGAGGCCGGGTACGGGCGTGCGGCGTTGGTGCTGCGTGGGCTGACGGTGCGCGTGCCGCCCGCGTCGGTGGTGTGCCTGGTCGGGCCGAACGGCGCGGGGAAGTCCACGGTGCTGAAGGTGGCCAGCGGGTTGCTCGCGCCGCGTGCCGGGCGGATCGTGCTGGACGGGCGTGACGTGACCGGTCGTGGGCCGCAATCGCTGTTGGGCGCCGGGTTGTCGCACGTGCTGCAAGGGCACAGCGTGTTCCCCGAGATGACGGTGGGGGAGAACGTCCTGCTCGGCGCGTACACCGTTCGGGACAAGGCTCGGGTGGCCGAACGGGTGGACTTCGTCCGGACGCTGTTCCCGGTCGTGGGCTCGCGTTGGGACGCGCTTGCGGGGGCGTTGTCGGGCGGGCAGCAGAAGCAGGTCGAGTTCGCCCGTTCGTTGATGGTCAGCCCGCGCGTGGTGCTGCTCGACGAGCCGTCCATGGGCCTG
This is a stretch of genomic DNA from Saccharothrix ecbatanensis. It encodes these proteins:
- a CDS encoding ABC transporter ATP-binding protein; amino-acid sequence: MPILLCWRLTLAADLLELVDVEAGYGRAALVLRGLTVRVPPASVVCLVGPNGAGKSTVLKVASGLLAPRAGRIVLDGRDVTGRGPQSLLGAGLSHVLQGHSVFPEMTVGENVLLGAYTVRDKARVAERVDFVRTLFPVVGSRWDALAGALSGGQQKQVEFARSLMVSPRVVLLDEPSMGLDPKATATVFEQITRMRDAGTAVLLVEQNARRALEIADQGCVLDLGRVHIAGPAQALLTNPRLGDLYLGRRP
- a CDS encoding branched-chain amino acid ABC transporter permease yields the protein MRSGSETFVKAAGLVALAGLVVAFPSLASDPFVLSVGVVIISYAVLATAWNFVGGFTGYISLGHAAYSGLGGYATGLLILRADVNPWVALLLGGLVVAVFAVPVGIAALRVRGASFVIVSIALVLVLLLVFQSWESVTGGSDGLRVPRPFDADVLRPEQHQRFFHLHAVLLAVMLLCWWVIDRSRFGMGLKAIREDEDKARSLGVPTVRYKLAAFVVSAFFTALGGGLYALWFGFLDPIFQFSILVGSNMVLMSLLGGVRSLFGPLVGAVVVGYATEFFKAQYGDTQMHLVAMGVLLAVVVLFLPDGIIPAVRGLFVRLRPGQASIREVTQEELAEEVRR
- a CDS encoding branched-chain amino acid ABC transporter permease encodes the protein MSLVFQSLVLGVLMGGLYALLAAGLTLYFGVMRVVMIAHSAFLVLAAYLAWTFTVHTGLDPMLSLLVTVPLFFVLGVAVQRLLVARLRPATLTMMSVLLTFAVALVVEGMLGFVFSGTHRRIPLSYSGARLELFGASVALVKLIAFGLAVVTLVGLHVLLKVTRFGQALRATMQHREAARLLGVDTDRVAGFGFGLGLATAAVGGTALALDSTIYPSLHWHWIGPLMAIIVVGGLGSVAGAAVAALLLGVGQNLLQIPLGTTWAQTFFYAALFLTLILRPQGFFGGRLAQRF
- a CDS encoding ABC transporter ATP-binding protein, with product MKGLRVAGLTKSFGGVRAVDDASVTFQHGRINALIGPNGSGKTTFFNCVTGMVKPDAGIVTYHDRDITGRGAHKIAHEGIGRSFQLCRVFPRLTAVENLLAAVRPGSIVRALAPARLKSDVDRALELLTRVGIEHLADVEARDLSYGQQKLLELAGVLMADPETILLDEPAGGVNPALIERIGVLVRELNAEGRTFLIVEHNMDVVMSLSDHVVVFDRGRPIAEGPPDVVRADPLVLAAYLGG